Proteins encoded within one genomic window of Pongo pygmaeus isolate AG05252 chromosome 18, NHGRI_mPonPyg2-v2.0_pri, whole genome shotgun sequence:
- the LOC129015845 gene encoding SAGA-associated factor 29-like, with amino-acid sequence MCRGVLMTLLQQSAMTLPLWIGKPGDKPPPLCGAIPASGDYVARPGDKVAARVKAVDGDEQWILAEPQDDHSILFEDTSYADGYSPHLSVAQRYLTASKEPKKK; translated from the exons ATGTGCAGAGGGGTGCTGATGACCCTGCTGCAGCAGTCGGCCATGACCCTGCCCCTGTGGATCGGGAAGCCTGGTGACAA GCCCCCACCCCTCTGTGGGGCCATCCCTGCCTCAGGAGACTACGTGGCCAGACCTGGAGACAAGGTGGCTGCCCGGGTGAAGGCCGTGGATGGGGATGAGCAGTGGATCCTGGCCGAG CCCCAGGATGACCACTCTATCCTGTTTGAAGACACCTCCTATGCAGACGGCTACTCCCCTCACCTCAGTGTGGCCCAGAGGTACCTGACAGCTTCTAAGGAGCCCAAGAAAAAGTGA